A genomic region of Spea bombifrons isolate aSpeBom1 chromosome 9, aSpeBom1.2.pri, whole genome shotgun sequence contains the following coding sequences:
- the FDPS gene encoding farnesyl pyrophosphate synthase isoform X1 — protein MWLRLLRAAGTGFRPLSVGRSPPVIRYRRAQLTGAEAPSQCRAATMTSDQSLQEFSAYFEQIVTDLTAERQHPEVGDAVSRLKEVLEYNTPGGKCNRGMAVLASYRELVGPELQKDGNLQRALAVGWCVELLQAFFLVADDIMDNSVTRRGQPCWYKKEGIALDAVNDAFLLESCIYRLLKTYCRGQPYYLSLLELFLEVSYQTELGQALDLITAQPGKVDLNRYTETRYKSIVKFKTAFYSFYLPVAAAMYMAGIDGEEEHKSAKTILLEMGEFFQIQDDYLDCFGDPSVTGKIGTDIQDNKCGWLVVEALRRVTPEQRKILEENYGQHDMEKVQKVKQLYEDLDLPSVYRRYEEDSYQHLQLLISQHANGLSKEIFNGLARKIYKRQK, from the exons ATGTGGCTCCGCCTGTTGAGAGCCGCCGGGACCGGGTTCCGCCCCTTATCGGTTGGAAGATCCCCGCCCGTTATCCGGTACCGGCGAGCGCAGCTGACGGGTGCGGAGGCGCCGAGCCAATGCCGG GCGGCCACCATGACCTCCGACCAATCCTTGCAAGAGTTCAGCGCGTACTTTGAGCAGATTGTGACGGATCTGACCGCCGAGCGGCAGCATCCCGAGGTGGGAGATGCGGTTTCCCGATTGAAAGAG GTTCTGGAGTATAACACCCCTGGTGGGAAATGCAATCGGGGAATGGCTGTGCTGGCCTCCTACAGAGAGCTGGTCGGACCTGAGCTGCAGAAGGACGGCAACCTGCAGAGGgcgctggctgtgggctggtgCGTGGAGCTC CTCCAAGCCTTCTTCTTGGTGGCCGATGATATAATGGACAACTCTGTGACCCGCCGAGGGCAGCCCTGCTGGTACAAGAAG GAGGGCATCGCGCTGGATGCCGTTAACGACGCCTTTCTGCTCGAGTCGTGCATTTATCGCCTGCTGAAGACATATTGCCGCGGGCAGCCCTACTACCTCAGTCTCCTGGAGCTCTTTTTGGAG GTCTCCTACCAGACGGAGCTGGGCCAGGCTCTGGATTTAATCACGGCTCAACCAGGGAAAGTGGATTTAAACAGATATACGGAGACGAG GTACAAATCCATTGTGAAATTTAAGACGGCGTTTTATTCCTTCTATCTGCCCGTAGCTGCCGCCATGTACATG GCTGGAATAGACGGTGAGGAGGAGCACAAGAGTGCGAAAACCATCCTGCTGGAAATGGGGGAGTTCTTTCAGATTCAG GACGATTATCTGGACTGTTTTGGAGACCCCAGCGTGACGGGGAAGATCGGGACCGACATCCAGGACAACAAGTGTGGTTGGCTGGTGGTAGAGGCGTTACGAAGAGTGACCCCCGAGCAGAGGAAAATCCTAGAG GAGAACTACGGGCAGCATGACATGGAGAAGGTGCAGAAGGTGAAGCAGCTCTACGAGGACCTGGATCTGCCTTCAGTCTACAGACGGTACGAAGAAGACAGTTACCAGCACCTGCAGCTCCTCATCTCCCAGCATGCAAACGGACTCTCCAAGGAAATCTTCAACGGCCTGGCACGCAAGATCTACAAACGGCAGAAGTGA
- the FDPS gene encoding farnesyl pyrophosphate synthase isoform X2, giving the protein MTSDQSLQEFSAYFEQIVTDLTAERQHPEVGDAVSRLKEVLEYNTPGGKCNRGMAVLASYRELVGPELQKDGNLQRALAVGWCVELLQAFFLVADDIMDNSVTRRGQPCWYKKEGIALDAVNDAFLLESCIYRLLKTYCRGQPYYLSLLELFLEVSYQTELGQALDLITAQPGKVDLNRYTETRYKSIVKFKTAFYSFYLPVAAAMYMAGIDGEEEHKSAKTILLEMGEFFQIQDDYLDCFGDPSVTGKIGTDIQDNKCGWLVVEALRRVTPEQRKILEENYGQHDMEKVQKVKQLYEDLDLPSVYRRYEEDSYQHLQLLISQHANGLSKEIFNGLARKIYKRQK; this is encoded by the exons ATGACCTCCGACCAATCCTTGCAAGAGTTCAGCGCGTACTTTGAGCAGATTGTGACGGATCTGACCGCCGAGCGGCAGCATCCCGAGGTGGGAGATGCGGTTTCCCGATTGAAAGAG GTTCTGGAGTATAACACCCCTGGTGGGAAATGCAATCGGGGAATGGCTGTGCTGGCCTCCTACAGAGAGCTGGTCGGACCTGAGCTGCAGAAGGACGGCAACCTGCAGAGGgcgctggctgtgggctggtgCGTGGAGCTC CTCCAAGCCTTCTTCTTGGTGGCCGATGATATAATGGACAACTCTGTGACCCGCCGAGGGCAGCCCTGCTGGTACAAGAAG GAGGGCATCGCGCTGGATGCCGTTAACGACGCCTTTCTGCTCGAGTCGTGCATTTATCGCCTGCTGAAGACATATTGCCGCGGGCAGCCCTACTACCTCAGTCTCCTGGAGCTCTTTTTGGAG GTCTCCTACCAGACGGAGCTGGGCCAGGCTCTGGATTTAATCACGGCTCAACCAGGGAAAGTGGATTTAAACAGATATACGGAGACGAG GTACAAATCCATTGTGAAATTTAAGACGGCGTTTTATTCCTTCTATCTGCCCGTAGCTGCCGCCATGTACATG GCTGGAATAGACGGTGAGGAGGAGCACAAGAGTGCGAAAACCATCCTGCTGGAAATGGGGGAGTTCTTTCAGATTCAG GACGATTATCTGGACTGTTTTGGAGACCCCAGCGTGACGGGGAAGATCGGGACCGACATCCAGGACAACAAGTGTGGTTGGCTGGTGGTAGAGGCGTTACGAAGAGTGACCCCCGAGCAGAGGAAAATCCTAGAG GAGAACTACGGGCAGCATGACATGGAGAAGGTGCAGAAGGTGAAGCAGCTCTACGAGGACCTGGATCTGCCTTCAGTCTACAGACGGTACGAAGAAGACAGTTACCAGCACCTGCAGCTCCTCATCTCCCAGCATGCAAACGGACTCTCCAAGGAAATCTTCAACGGCCTGGCACGCAAGATCTACAAACGGCAGAAGTGA